CTTTTTAAACAGCTCATCATCGACAACCGTGAACCTTGACACCTTCATCCTAAGGGTTCTTGCTTCATTGTTGTCACTGGGTTTGACTCTAAGTTGCAAGTAATCCTTGTATGTTTGAATCCAGCTATCCATGCCCTCATCTGAATTGTTATCACGTTGATCAAGGGCCAACATCTCCATGTCGTGAACCAACCTTTCAATAGTAGGCTTCATGATATATATAACTGGAATATTACTTAAACTGAGGTCTTTGAAAACAGGTCCAAGCCCAGCTAGTGCATTAGCTTGAGCATTATTCTTCTTTGGAACTTGTTGTATGTTGAATGTGTCAAAATAACTCGTCAATCTCTTGGTGATGTCTAGGCATGTAATAATCTTGTGATCCTTAGCTTCATAAGAGTCGTTGACATGATTCATAATCAATAATGAGTCACAGTTTACATCAATATGTCCGATCTTCATGTTTTTAGCAGTCTTAAACCCCATGATTAATGTTTCGTACTCGGCTTCATTATTGGTGGCTTTGAAATCATAACATATTGAATGTTCTATCATATCCCCCTATGGAGATTTGAGTACAAGCCCCAATCCTGTTCCATTCACATTTGAAGCTTCATCGGTGTACAACGTCCATGGCCTGACGTCCTTCCTTAAAACGACTTGTTGAAATTCTTCCTCAGCTATCGTCATTTGGCTTGGATTGAAATCGGCCAAAAAATCAGCTAAGGCTTGTGATTTTATTGCAGTTCTAGTGTCATATGTAATGTCGTAAGTTCTTAAATATATGGTACATTTAGCCATCCGTCCCTTCAAGTCAAGCTTACTCAAAATATTCCTCAAAGGAAAATTGGTCATAACATGTATTTTGTGTGATTCAAAATGATGCCTCAGCTTGGTTGAGGTCATGGCCAGTGCAAGTACTAGTTTTTCAAGTGACATGTACCTTGTCTCTGCATCCACTAAACTTTTACTGATATAGTATATTGGTGATTGGACGCCTTCACTTTCTTTGACGAGTGCCCCACTCATGGCATGATCTGTAACAGATAGATATACATTAAGGTTCTCACCTTGAAGAGGTTTAGACATGAGTGGAGGGGTAGTGATATAAATCCTTCAAGTCATTGAGCGCGACTTCATGTTTTTCTGACCACACGAACCCTTTGTTCTTTCTCAATACATCATTTGTCTAACGATCAGGAGATAAACCTGTTCAAGAATGCAACCACTCCCGTTAATTTCTGAACAACTTTAACATTCGATGGacttttttaattcaaaaatcaCCTTAATCTGTTCTGGGCTAGCTTCAATCCCTCTCCTCGTCACCATGTGTCCAAGAAATTTTCCGGACGATACATCAAAGTTGCACTTAGACGGTTTCAGCTTCATATTGTACGTCCTCAATATGTCGAACACCTCTTGCAGATCACGTACATGATTTTCAGCATTTGTAGACTTGACAACCATATCATCTATGTAGACTTCCATTGTTTGACCTATTTGATCTTTAAACATCTTGTTGACAAGTCTTTGACATGTTGCCCCAACATTACGTAGTCCAAAAAGCATAGCTAAGTAATAATATATCCCTATGTCTGTAATAAATGTTATCTTCTCACAATCAGACGGCTCCATTTGGATTTGATTAAATCCACTTGACGCATCCAAGAACGTAAGAAATTCATGTCTAGCTATTGAATTCACCAGGGTGTCGATGTGGGGTAATGGATAGGGGTCTTTGGGGCAATCTTTGTTCAAGTCCGTGTAATCAACACAAACTCTCCATTTCTCGTTCTTCTTCTGTACGATGACAACATTTTCTAACCACTAAGGATAGTTGACCTCTTTGATCATCCCAGCCTTTATAAGCCTGTCTACTTCTTCGTTGATTATTTTGTTTCTTTCTGCTGCGAATTTCCTTAGTTTCTGTTGAACAGGAGTGTGGTTAGGATCGATATTTAACTTATGTTTGATCATACTGAGATCAATTCCCGTGATGTCGTCATGTTCCCACGCAAACGCGTCCAACCTCGTGGACAAAAAGTTCACCAAATTAGCTTCAATTGTAGGTGATAAGTCTTTTCCAATCAGAACTTTCTTGTCTCCCGTCTTTAGTTCGACCTCAGCCAATTTTTCAGGTCCTGTCATTGTGGCCACATATATCTCATTCCCATTATATTGGACAGTTGGCTTCAAACACGTCTTGTAACATTCACGTGCCATGTCTTGGTCCCCTCGAATTTTCTGTGCCCCCCCATGGTATTGAGAATTTGAGAACTTAATGGTATGTTGGTGGGACAACTTTCAAATTATGAATCCAGGGCCTTGCCATTATTATATTGTATGTGAAGTCGATGTCTATTATGCAAAATTTCTCTAAGAGGTTGACTCCTTGTGCATATGTAGGTAGCGTGATCTCACCCATTATATGCTTGGTTTCTTCACTGAACCCCACCAATGTTGTCAATTTCTTAATCATGTCTCTTTCTTCCATACCCACTTGCTTCAACGTGCTCAACATCATGATGTTAGCAGCACTCCCGTCGTTAAAAAATATCCTTTTGATAAGGTAATTCCCCATTGGGAGCGAGATGACAATTCCATCCGGTTGTGGTTCTCGAATACTCCTCTTATCTGATTTGTCAAACATCAAGGTTGGTAGAGTACTATTTCCAACTCCAACTTGAGTAACTCGTATGTCTGTCTCTCTAGCCACCATTTTAGCTTGTGAGTACGTAGACCCGCACACTTCAGAACCACCTGCGATGAAGTTAATTACTTTATGATGTGATGGTGGTGGTGGTTATCTCATTGGTGTTATGTCATCTCTATTGGGTGACTTGTCTCTCCTGACGTAAGTTGCTTTCTTGGATGTCATAAACTCAGTTAAGTACCCCTTCTTGGT
The sequence above is drawn from the Apium graveolens cultivar Ventura chromosome 2, ASM990537v1, whole genome shotgun sequence genome and encodes:
- the LOC141701078 gene encoding uncharacterized protein LOC141701078 — encoded protein: MGFKTAKNMKIGHIDVNCDSLLIMNHVNDSYEAKDHKIITCLDITKRLTSYFDTFNIQQVPKKNNAQANALAGLGPVFKDLSLSNIPVIYIMKPTIERLVHDMEMLALDQRDNNSDEGMDSWIQTYKDYLQLRVKPSDNNEARTLRMKVSRFTVVDDELFKKSSTGLL
- the LOC141701086 gene encoding uncharacterized protein LOC141701086; its protein translation is MSKPLQGENLNVYLSVTDHAMSGALVKESEGVQSPIYYISKSLVDAETRYMSLEKLVLALAMTSTKLRHHFESHKIHVMTNFPLRNILSKLDLKGRMAKCTIYLRTYDITYDTRTAIKSQALADFLADFNPSQMTIAEEEFQQVVLRKDVRPWTLYTDEASNVNGTGLGLVLKSP
- the LOC141701099 gene encoding uncharacterized protein LOC141701099, whose product is MVARETDIRVTQVGVGNSTLPTLMFDKSDKRSIREPQPDGIVISLPMGNYLIKRIFFNDGSAANIMMLSTLKQVGMEERDMIKKLTTLVGFSEETKHIMGEITLPTYAQGVNLLEKFCIIDIDFTYNIIMARPWIHNLKVVPPTYH